From a single Lytechinus variegatus isolate NC3 chromosome 9, Lvar_3.0, whole genome shotgun sequence genomic region:
- the LOC121421842 gene encoding snaclec 3-like — protein MAPTVFVGEILAVIIAFVGADAISASPTQISLTPTTLPSPTKPKNLSSTNKTQSSQTTTSISTLSTPSSTPTTSTPAPLLTMSTFTSTPATLTSLTITTQPTPSTNPSVLSSIASSPTTASTAIATPTTPTKSCAESWSYYEGWCYGYFRDPVNFGSALSTCRTIAGLEADLVSIHSDAENAFVYDLWVSLEEYIGELLWIGYHQPTNGVLEPFVWTDGTPDDYASWEPTQPDDEGGNENCVSFWRRNPSDDAAKPWNDVPCDIVTAPFVCKAAI, from the exons ATGGCTCCTACTGTGTTCGTTGGAGAAATATTGGCTGTTATAATTGCATTCGTAG gAGCTGATGCGATCTCAGCATCTCCAACACAGATCTCATTAACTCCAACAACTCTGCCATCCCCTACAAAACCTAAGAACCTCTCATCAACTAACAAAACCCAATCATCTCAAACAACCACATCCATCTCGACActatcaacaccatcatcaacaccaactACATCAACACCAGCACCCTTATTAACCATGTCAACATTCACATCGACACCAGCAACCCTTACTTCATTAACTATAACAACACAACCAACCCCTTCAACGAACCCATCGGTGCTTTCATCAATCGCATCATCTCCAACGACGGCCTCAACAGCAATAGCAACACCAACAACTCCGACGAAGTCTTGCGCCGAATCCTGGTCGTACTATGAGGGGTGGTGCTATGGCTACTTCAGGGATCCAGTGAACTTTGGCAGCGCCTTGTCGACGTGTCGGACGATTGCGGGTTTGGAAGCGGATTTGGTATCAATACACAGTGACGCTGAGAATGCGTTCGTCTATGACTTATGGGTGAGCTTG GAGGAATACATTGGTGAATTGTTATGGATCGGGTATCATCAACCGACGAATGGGGTTTTGGAACCCTTCGTTTGGACTGACGGGACACCGGATGATTACGCCTCGTGGGAACCAACACAGCCCGACGATGAGGGAGGAAACGAAAACTGCGTGTCTTTCTGGCGCAGGAACCCCTCAGATGACGCAGCGAAGCCTTGGAACGATGTGCCGTGTGACATCGTCACTGCCCCTTTCGTCTGCAAGGCAGCTATCTAA
- the LOC121421843 gene encoding uncharacterized protein LOC121421843 — translation MAAQRKKWPSVPISSGLPSYGSGCGKEGAEGAKNLWARTGSLKDVTICTYNVRSLLGEDRLYDLEKELGNITWDIVGLCEVRRRGEHLQQLKSGHLLYTGGKEESSIGGVGFLIHKTIASNVISYKSTSDRVSQIILKISKKQTMKIIQVYLPTSSHADEEVDMVYEEIAELLDEDKANFTIVMGDFNAKVGKREDNSEMMLGKFGIGTRNDRGDRLLEFASSRGLKVMNSFFKKKEYRKWTWQSPNGTTRNEIDFILTNRPDIITDVSVLNRFNTGSDHRLVRAKMHVNFKLERSKLIRKNASLNVDKLKHRKDEFQLQLRNRFQVLQDEVNQEDINDIYNKFSHTVQTCALKRENQTTDKITKETLDLMGKRRQMKVSTQKDSIEYTELCKTIRKRMKREIRSFNIKKVQETITNDSSYKATKRKLSSGKSQLIAIKGEDGSVIHDRDQIINHVKIFFQHLYSSKVHVDAPIIALDADEDITPVGVDEVAKALQEMKRGKAPGSDEVLVDVLKDGGDVILEQLAKLFTL, via the coding sequence ATGGCAgcacaaagaaagaaatggcCCTCAGTCCCCATCAGCTCTGGATTGCCCAGCTACGGGAGCGGCTGTGGTAAGGAAGGAGCAGAGGGTGCTAAGAATCTCTGGGCTAGGACAGGCTCCTTAAAGGATGTGACCATCTGTACATATAATGTACGTTCCCTTTTAGGAGAGGATAGGCTATATGATCTGGAAAAAGAACTAGGCAACATCACATGGGACATAGTCGGATTGTGTGAGGTTAGACGCCGTGGGGAACATCTACAACAACTAAAAAGTGGTCATTTGCTGTACACAGGGGGAAAGGAGGAAAGTAGCATAGGAGGGGTGGGTTTCCTTATTCACAAGACCATAGCATCCAATGTCATTAGCTACAAGAGCACTTCAGACAGAGTATCCCAGATTATCCTAAAAATCTCCAAGAAACAAACCATGAAAATCATCCAAGTATACCTTCCAACTTCTAGCCATGCGGACGAAGAGGTTGATATGGTCTATGAGGAAATTGCAGAACTACTTGATGAAGACAAAGCAAATTTTACTATAGTTATGGGAGATTTCAATGCTAAAGTTGGTAAAAGGGAAGATAATAGTGAGATGATGCTAGGTAAATTTGGAATAGGCACTAGGAATGATAGGGGAGATCGTCTACTGGAATTTGCTTCAAGCAGAGGTCTTAAGGTAATGAACTCTTTCTTCAAGAAAAAGGAATATCGAAAATGGACTTGGCAAAGCCCAAATGGCACTACCAGGAACGAAATCGATTTTATTCTAACAAACAGACCGGACATCATTACAGACGTTTCCGTGCTAAATCGTTTCAATACTGGAAGTGACCACAGGCTTGTGAGAGCTAAAATGCATGTCAATTTCAAGCTAGAAAGAAGTAAACTAATAAGGAAGAATGCCAGCCTAAATGTGGACAAACTTAAACATCGTAAGGATGAGTTTCAATTGCAGCTAAGGAACAGATTCCAAGTGCTTCAGGATGAAGTAAACCAGGAAGATATTAATGATATCTACAATAAATTTTCTCACACTGTCCAAACTTGTGCTCTTAAAAGGGAAAATCAAACAACTGACAAGATCACAAAGGAGACACTCGATCTGATGGGAAAAAGGAGACAGATGAAGGTATCAACACAGAAGGATAGCATAGAGTATACAGAATTGtgtaaaacaataagaaaacgtATGAAACGTGAAATTCGCAGCTTCAACATAAAGAAAGTCCAAGAGACCATAACAAATGATAGCAGCTATAAAGCAACCAAACGTAAACTCTCCAGTGGGAAATCACAACTGATAGCTATTAAAGGGGAGGATGGAAGTGTTATTCATGACAGAGACCAGATAATTAATCATGTGAAGATTTTCTTTCAACACTTGTACTCCAGCAAGGTCCATGTTGATGCACCAATCATTGCTCTAGATGCAGATGAGGACATAACTCCAGTAGGAGTAGATGAGGTTGCTAAAGCCTTACAAGAAATGAAGCGTGGTAAAGCACCAGGCAGCGATGAGGTGCTGGTGGATGTCCTTAAAGATGGAGGCGATGTCATCTTAGAACAGCTGGCCAAGCTGTTTACACTCTGA
- the LOC121421841 gene encoding histamine H2 receptor-like, whose translation MGIFYTLYNTTTFRLNDFPGRTALYVSISIPLVAVLLAGNILVVVAVFTQGALKKPSYYILTSLAITDLLTGIIGVPFEVYRRTVTDDITCSAKWDVYLTSVTYICGLDSMLLMLLVTFDRYLAVVKPLRYNIYVTPRRILIAVILTWVVAITYNAMLIALGSSQVTVPGFYCSPVRTKTSAATLVVDILTFCLTLFGGVTMVLLNVIILRTAIVQSRRIAAHQCSSAGPPVDAEGREDIKRKIKASKIVLFIVTAFIFCHLPVGIMHLCFVVSEDFALNSALTHVSCLLFYVSSAINPFVYSKMDRVFRQSVVRMLRSCCKKELRDDIGVSATDYSMTHYNNNE comes from the coding sequence ATGGGTATATTCTACACTTTATACAACACCACAACGTTCCGACTAAACGACTTCCCTGGCCGAACTGCGCTCTACGTGTCCATTTCGATTCCTCTAGTGGCAGTTCTTTTGGCTGGTAACATCCTGGTGGTTGTAGCCGTGTTCACCCAGGGAGCTCTGAAGAAACCCTCATACTACATCCTGACAAGTCTGGCTATCACTGACCTCTTGACTGGGATCATTGGTGTCCCATTTGAGGTCTACAGGAGAACTGTAACCGATGACATCACCTGCTCAGCAAAATGGGATGTATACCTCACCAGTGTCACCTACATCTGTGGGCTAGATTCCATGTTGCTTATGCTGTTAGTCACCTTCGATAGATACCTGGCAGTTGTCAAGCCTTTGAGATACAACATCTACGTGACACCACGACGTATACTGATTGCAGTCATTCTTACTTGGGTTGTAGCCATTACGTACAATGCAATGCTTATTGCACTTGGTAGTTCGCAAGTGACTGTACCAGGATTTTATTGCTCTCCTGTTAGAACAAAAACTTCAGCAGCCACTCTGGTTGTTGATATCTTGACTTTTTGTTTGACGCTATTTGGTGGGGTAACGATGGTTCTGTTGAATGTCATCATTTTGCGAACTGCTATTGTGCAGTCTCGCCGGATAGCAGCGCACCAATGCTCATCTGCAGGTCCGCCAGTGGATGCAGAAGGCCGGGAAGACATCAAGAGGAAAATCAAGGCTTCTAAGATTGTGTTATTCATCGTAACTGCTTTCATCTTTTGCCACCTCCCCGTTGGTATAATGCACCTGTGTTTTGTCGTTTCCGAAGACTTCGCGTTGAACAGTGCCCTAACGCACGTGTCCTGCCTCCTCTTCTACGTCAGTTCGGCCATCAATCCCTTCGTCTACTCTAAAATGGATCGTGTTTTTCGTCAGAGTGTTGTACGTATGCTGAGATCTTGCTGCAAGAAAGAACTCAGAGATGACATCGGAGTTTCAGCTACTGATTACTCCATGACCcattataataacaatgaatGA